The proteins below come from a single Motilibacter peucedani genomic window:
- a CDS encoding YciI family protein encodes MRYMLMQAYGPVELQDCPPMTEWAPEDVRAHIEFQHTLNAELLASGELVDAQGLAGPDVAKFVVSDGVNPPKVVDGPYPESKELLAGYRLVDVDSVERALEIAARSSAAPGPGGAPLRMPIEVRQVLGAPDPEV; translated from the coding sequence ATGCGCTACATGCTGATGCAGGCCTACGGTCCGGTCGAGCTCCAGGACTGCCCGCCGATGACCGAGTGGGCGCCGGAGGACGTGCGGGCCCACATCGAGTTCCAGCACACGCTCAACGCCGAGCTGCTGGCGAGCGGCGAGCTGGTCGACGCGCAGGGGCTGGCGGGTCCCGACGTCGCGAAGTTCGTCGTCTCCGACGGCGTGAACCCGCCCAAGGTGGTCGACGGGCCCTACCCCGAGTCCAAGGAGCTGCTCGCGGGCTACCGGCTGGTCGACGTCGACAGCGTCGAGCGCGCCCTCGAGATCGCGGCCCGCTCGTCCGCGGCCCCTGGCCCCGGCGGAGCGCCGCTGCGCATGCCCATCGAGGTGCGCCAGGTGCTCGGCGCGCCCGACCCGGAGGTCTGA
- a CDS encoding serine hydrolase domain-containing protein, translated as MTPPHPFRRTGARRRLALVAAAGTLAGTALLGASTAGASTSTASTATARTAATAHPDATSRRLAALVGTDRVPGVLASVSTRGGEVRNYTAGVGNLATGAKVPTDGYVRIASNTKTYTAVVVLQLVGEGLVDLDAPVETYLPGLVRHNGNDGRRITVRQLLQQTSGLPDYDDDLPTPLSRAARTYQQPRTLLDHALSHRSHFAPGTTWEYSNTNYLLAGLVVEQVTGRPINEQITDRILRPLHLTRTYWPATGNLRIRAPHPQGYFAAAPGDPWQDITAFEPSIGWAAGELIATPSDVLAFYQAVVGGKLLQPAQQREMETTVAAPGFEPTGRWRYGLGLAKKTLSCGVTAWGHGGDIPGFESRDLVTEDGRGAVVVTTALPTTYAPLNHLNAAVEATVCAS; from the coding sequence ATGACTCCCCCGCACCCCTTCCGCCGCACCGGCGCACGCCGTCGGCTGGCGCTCGTCGCGGCCGCCGGCACCCTCGCCGGCACCGCACTGCTCGGCGCGAGCACGGCAGGTGCCAGCACCTCCACGGCGAGCACCGCGACGGCGCGCACCGCCGCCACCGCCCACCCCGACGCCACGTCGCGACGGCTGGCCGCGCTGGTCGGCACGGACCGCGTACCCGGCGTCCTCGCCTCGGTGAGCACCCGCGGCGGCGAGGTCCGCAACTACACCGCCGGCGTCGGCAACCTCGCCACCGGTGCGAAGGTGCCGACCGACGGCTACGTCCGCATCGCCAGCAACACCAAGACCTACACCGCCGTCGTCGTCCTCCAGCTCGTCGGCGAAGGCCTCGTCGACCTCGACGCGCCGGTCGAGACCTACCTCCCGGGCCTGGTGCGGCACAACGGCAACGACGGTCGGCGCATCACGGTCCGCCAGCTGCTGCAGCAGACCAGCGGGCTGCCCGACTACGACGACGACCTCCCCACGCCGCTGTCGAGGGCGGCGAGGACCTACCAGCAGCCGCGTACGCTGCTCGACCACGCCCTGTCGCACCGCAGCCACTTCGCGCCCGGCACCACGTGGGAGTACAGCAACACCAACTACCTGCTCGCCGGGCTCGTCGTCGAGCAGGTGACCGGCCGCCCGATCAACGAGCAGATCACGGACCGCATCCTGCGCCCGCTCCACCTGACCCGCACCTACTGGCCAGCCACCGGCAACCTGCGCATCCGGGCACCGCACCCGCAGGGCTACTTCGCCGCAGCACCAGGGGATCCGTGGCAGGACATCACCGCCTTCGAGCCCTCGATCGGCTGGGCCGCGGGTGAGCTCATCGCGACGCCGAGCGACGTCCTGGCGTTCTACCAGGCCGTCGTCGGGGGCAAGCTGCTGCAGCCGGCGCAGCAGCGCGAGATGGAGACCACGGTCGCGGCGCCGGGCTTCGAGCCGACGGGCCGCTGGCGCTACGGGTTGGGCCTCGCGAAGAAGACGCTGAGCTGCGGCGTCACCGCCTGGGGCCACGGCGGCGACATCCCCGGCTTCGAGAGCCGCGACCTGGTGACGGAGGACGGGCGTGGTGCGGTCGTCGTGACGACGGCGCTGCCGACGACGTACGCGCCGCTGAACCACCTCAACGCCGCGGTCGAGGCCACCGTCTGCGCCTCGTAG
- a CDS encoding VOC family protein, producing the protein MRSRTAGMWWGTAIEAPDPSALARFYSELLGWPVGHEEPGTAILGAPEGPFVVFQQADDYSAPVWPPVDGSQRPMMHFDFQVGDLDSAVEDAVALGATLAEHQPQEHVRVLLDPAGHPFCLCREPEEDA; encoded by the coding sequence ATGAGATCGCGGACCGCCGGCATGTGGTGGGGCACCGCCATCGAGGCGCCGGACCCCAGCGCCCTGGCCCGGTTCTACTCGGAGCTGCTCGGCTGGCCGGTCGGGCACGAGGAGCCCGGGACCGCGATCCTCGGGGCTCCCGAGGGCCCCTTCGTGGTCTTCCAGCAGGCGGACGACTACTCGGCGCCGGTGTGGCCGCCGGTCGACGGCAGCCAGCGGCCGATGATGCACTTCGACTTCCAGGTCGGCGACCTGGACTCGGCGGTCGAAGACGCCGTCGCGCTCGGCGCGACGCTCGCGGAGCACCAGCCGCAGGAGCACGTACGCGTGCTGCTCGACCCCGCCGGCCATCCGTTCTGCCTGTGCCGCGAGCCGGAGGAGGACGCGTGA